One segment of Rosa chinensis cultivar Old Blush chromosome 6, RchiOBHm-V2, whole genome shotgun sequence DNA contains the following:
- the LOC121049971 gene encoding zinc finger MYM-type protein 1-like: MNENESAESSQGLNANENGDIPINDSGGMDEPNLPVNEEENIIVEDDQNKDSSAEFDFPFDVDDPGNWDKIKQNVRDFLVERGPKRENDLTFPVDDLGRHFSPTHYFRVFPNGEKKNMRWLIYSVSLDKVFCFCCKLFKQDHNKTLLGQFANEGLNDWKNMSARLASHERNSQHISCFTSWIELETRLKKNATIDQAVEEQIKKEREHWRQVLLRILTVVKRLSKNNLAFRGDNEKVYEENNGIFLQVIEMIAEFDPVMQEHVWRILKKETHYHYLSHKIQNEMIQLLANEVKTSIIATIKEAKYFSVILDCTPDASHKEQMSLVVRYVDITASPIVVREFFLEFLKVDDTSGLGLFNELVNALNTLTLDIGDIRGQGYDNGSNMRGKHKGVQKRLLEVNPRALYTPCGCHSLNLAICDMANCTPKADYFFGVVQRIYSFFSSSTKLWQVFRDHVEGLTLKPLSETRWESRVESVKAFRYQAPQIRDALAYLAKNGDDSKTRSDAECMATYEMENFEFLFGMVIWYDLLLAINTNYRETGFDEALTIAKKIASEMKIEAIFREKRTIRKKKHFDDSDNEEEVTQSTLESFKVGYFYYIIDQALSSLQSRFEQFKKYEEDFGFLFKLEKLKSTDNKSLMNYCMNLEDLLKDGDVFDINGSDLFSELRYLKGAIPKETKRAVGVLNYLKQMDGCYPNAWIAYRILLTIPVTVASAERSFSKLKLIKSYLRSTMS; this comes from the exons ATGAATGAAAATGAGAGTGCAGAATCAAGTCAAGGTCTTAATGCCAATGAAAATGGTGATATTCCTATAAATGATAGTGGTGgtatggacgaaccaaatcttcCAGTGAATGAGGAAGAAAATATCATTGTTGAAGATGATCAAAACAAAGATTCAAGTGCAGAATTTGACTTTCCATTTGACGTTGATGATCCAGGAAATTGGGATAAGATTAAACAAAATGTCAGAGATTTTTTAGTTGAAAGAGGTCCTAAAAGAGAGAATGATCTTACCTTTCCGGTTGATGACTTGGGGAGACATTTCAGTCCCACACATTATTTTCGTGTCTTTCCTAATGGTGAAAAGAAGAACATGAGGTGGTTGATTTACTCAGTTTCGTTAGACAAGGTATTTTGCTTTTGTTGTAAATTGTTCAAGCAAGACCACAACAAGACTTTATTGGGTCAATTTGCTAATGAAGGATTGAATGATTGGAAAAATATGAGTGCAAGGCTTGCAAGCCATGAAAGAAATAGTCAACACATCAGTTGCTTTACTAGTTGGATTGAGCTGGAAACAAGATTGAAAAAGAATGCAACAATTGATCAAGCTGTGGAAGAACAAAtaaagaaggagagagaacaTTGGAGACAGGTACTCTTGAGAATCCTAACTGTTGTGAAAAGACTTTCGAAAAATAATTTGGCATTTCGTGGGGATAATGAGAAAGTGTATGAGGAGAACAATGGGATTTTCTTACAAGTGATTGAGATGATTGCTGAATTTGATCCGGTGATGCAAGAACATGTTTGGCgtattttaaaaaaagaaactcaTTACCACTACTTGAGTCACAAGATCCAAAATGAAATGATTCAGCTATTAGCAAATGAGGTAAAAACTTCCATCATTGCAACGATCAAAGAAGCAAAGTACTTTTCAGTTATTCTTGATTGCACTCCAGATGCAAGTCATAAGGAACAAATGTCTCTTGTTGTCCGTTATGTTGATATTACAGCAAGTCCGATTGTGGTAAGAGAATTCTTTTTGGAATTTTTAAAGGTGGATGATACATCGGGGCTTGGACTATTTAATGAGCTTGTAAATGCACTGAACACTCTTACACTTGATATTGGTGATATACGAGGACAGGGATATGACAATGGCTCTAATATGAGAGGAAAACACAAGGGTGTGCAGAAGAGACTTCTTGAGGTAAATCCTAGAGCATTATATACGCCTTGTGGTTGTCATAGTTTGAATCTTGCAATTTGTGATATGGCTAATTGTACTCCTAAGGCTGATTATTTTTTTGGAGTGGTACAACGAATATATTCATTCTTCTCATCTTCTACAAAGCTGTGGCAAGTTTTCAGGGATCATGTGGAAGGTCTCACTCttaaaccattgtctgaaactCGATGGGAAAGTCGTGTTGAAAGTGTAAAAGCATTTAGATACCAAGCTCCCCAAATAAGAGATGCGTTAGCTTACTTGGCAAAAAATGGTGATGATTCCAAAACGAGGTCTGATGCCGAATGCATGGCAACATATGAAATGGAGAATTTTGAATTCTTGTTCGGCATGGTTATTTGGTATGATTTGTTGCTTGCTATCAATACT AACTATAGAGAAACTGGATTTGATGAGGCCTTGACCATAGCTAAAAAAATTGCAAGTGAGATGAAAATTGAAGCCATATTCCGTGAAAAGAGAACGATTAGAAAAAAGAAGCATTTTGATGATAGCGACAATGAAGAAGAGGTGACACAATCAACTTTAGAATCATTTAAGGTTGGTTACTTTTATTATATAATTGATCAAGctctttcttcacttcaaaGTAGGTTTGAACAATTTAAGAAATATGAAGAAGACTTTGGATTTTTATTTAAGTTGGAGAAGTTGAAGTCTACAGATAATAAAAGTTTGATGAACTATTGTATGAATCTTGAAGATTTATTGAAGGATGGTGATGTTTTTGACATTAATGGAAGTGACCTATTTTCTGAGTTGAGGTACTTGAAAGGAGCAataccaaaagaaacaaaaagggcAGTTGGAGTATTGAACTACTTGAAGCAAATGGATGGTTGTTACCCAAATGCTTGGATTGCTTACAGAATTTTGTTAACCATACCGGTTACTGTTGCCTCTGCTGAGAGAAGCTTTTCAAAATTGAAGTTGATCAAATCTTATCTTCGATCAACTATGTCATAG